In Leptospira saintgironsiae, one genomic interval encodes:
- a CDS encoding Fpg/Nei family DNA glycosylase: MPELPDLVIIRERLLKELPGEIIQEIEILDPLVVRNLSGGKSETSFIGSTFESLERTGPFLNFKFGPRNIIIHPMLAGRFSLDPKYKKKDLAVRFKFQNKILNYADDVHMGKVYFTEPEYFSQIPKFSDQGVDLLSENFTQEEFLKRIEKNRQQTRVFLMDQTKLSALGNAYADEVLFDSKIHPKTPCNKLSEEEKIQLYQSIKSVLNGSIDYIRKKQAPLDFKVRDHVKVRNRKNEPCPRCGTTIRRANVLGHDSFFCPNCQRVPGEQFIDWNKTF; the protein is encoded by the coding sequence ATGCCCGAACTTCCGGACCTGGTTATCATTCGAGAACGTCTTTTAAAAGAACTTCCAGGCGAGATAATCCAGGAGATAGAGATTTTAGATCCTTTAGTAGTTCGTAACCTTAGTGGCGGAAAATCAGAAACTTCTTTTATAGGTTCTACATTTGAAAGTTTGGAGAGAACAGGACCTTTTCTGAATTTTAAATTCGGCCCAAGGAATATAATAATTCATCCAATGCTTGCCGGCCGTTTCTCCTTGGATCCAAAATATAAAAAGAAGGACCTCGCGGTTAGATTCAAATTCCAAAACAAGATCTTGAATTATGCAGACGATGTTCATATGGGAAAGGTATATTTTACAGAACCTGAATACTTCTCCCAGATCCCAAAGTTTTCAGACCAAGGAGTGGACCTTCTTTCCGAAAACTTTACCCAAGAAGAATTTTTAAAAAGAATAGAGAAGAATCGCCAGCAAACTCGAGTCTTTCTCATGGACCAGACCAAACTTAGCGCTCTTGGAAATGCTTACGCAGACGAAGTGCTTTTTGATTCTAAGATCCATCCCAAAACTCCATGTAATAAACTTTCGGAAGAAGAAAAGATCCAACTCTATCAGAGTATAAAATCCGTGTTAAATGGTTCTATAGATTATATCCGTAAAAAACAGGCCCCTTTGGATTTTAAGGTCCGAGACCATGTGAAGGTCCGGAATCGAAAGAATGAGCCTTGTCCTCGCTGTGGAACCACGATCCGCAGAGCGAATGTTTTAGGTCACGATTCCTTCTTCTGTCCAAATTGCCAGAGAGTGCCTGGAGAACAGTTTATAGATTGGAATAAAACCTTCTGA